A part of Streptomyces sp. DSM 40750 genomic DNA contains:
- a CDS encoding TetR/AcrR family transcriptional regulator: MSRVSQAQALENRRRAVAAASQLFRERGVNGISVADLMKSIGLTTGGFYKQFPSKEALIAEAAQAAFGDLDLLLASFDTAHSDHETARGALVDFYLSAEHRDQPGTGCPTAGFAGDMAREPTSGEVRETYAAGVEEFAAWMSTDTSEGLPLVATLVGAILLARATAGTELSEKILESTHKALTAPHDLAPES, translated from the coding sequence ATGAGTCGGGTTTCGCAAGCACAGGCGCTCGAGAACCGCAGGCGCGCGGTCGCCGCGGCCTCCCAGCTCTTCCGGGAGCGCGGTGTGAACGGCATCAGCGTCGCCGATCTGATGAAGTCCATCGGGCTGACCACGGGCGGCTTCTACAAGCAGTTCCCCTCCAAGGAGGCCCTGATCGCCGAGGCGGCTCAGGCCGCCTTCGGGGACCTCGACCTGCTCCTGGCGTCGTTCGACACGGCCCACAGCGATCACGAGACCGCGCGCGGCGCCCTCGTCGACTTCTATCTGTCGGCCGAGCACCGTGACCAGCCCGGCACCGGCTGCCCCACCGCCGGATTCGCAGGGGACATGGCCCGCGAGCCCACATCCGGGGAAGTACGCGAAACGTACGCGGCCGGAGTCGAGGAATTCGCCGCGTGGATGTCCACCGACACCAGCGAGGGCCTTCCCCTGGTGGCCACTCTGGTCGGCGCGATCCTGCTTGCCCGGGCCACGGCGGGCACCGAACTGTCGGAAAAGATCCTGGAGTCGACCCACAAAGCCCTGACCGCACCACACGACCTTGCTCCGGAATCCTGA
- a CDS encoding SDR family NAD(P)-dependent oxidoreductase → MTTQNKTAVVTGASAGLGAAYAQRLADRGHDLILVARNTARLETLAADIRSRTGRAVDVVTADLTDAAQISVVEERLRTDESIAVLINNAGGSLFTPLAASDAAASEALINLNVTSLTRLTTAVLPGLTARGHGTVVNISSALALNILPVSAVYSGTKSYVLTFTQALQQELAESPVTVQAVLPGAVRTEFWDGSGLDLAAFPDEWIMSADDTVDAALAGLDAGEPVTIPSLPDISDWESFEKARQTLVPNLSQRVPADRYRG, encoded by the coding sequence ATGACCACGCAGAACAAGACCGCTGTCGTCACCGGCGCGTCCGCAGGCCTGGGTGCCGCCTACGCGCAGCGGCTTGCCGACCGGGGCCACGACCTGATCCTGGTGGCCCGGAACACCGCGCGGCTGGAGACGCTGGCGGCGGACATCCGCAGCCGCACGGGCCGCGCGGTGGACGTCGTCACCGCCGACCTCACCGACGCGGCGCAGATCTCCGTGGTCGAGGAGCGCCTACGGACCGACGAGAGCATCGCGGTCCTGATCAACAACGCCGGAGGGTCGTTGTTCACCCCGCTGGCGGCCTCCGACGCCGCGGCCTCCGAGGCACTGATCAACCTCAACGTGACCTCGCTGACCAGGCTGACCACCGCGGTCCTGCCGGGCCTGACGGCCCGCGGGCACGGCACCGTGGTGAACATCTCCTCTGCCCTGGCTCTCAACATCCTGCCCGTCAGCGCCGTCTACAGCGGCACCAAGAGCTACGTCCTGACGTTCACCCAGGCCCTGCAGCAGGAACTCGCCGAGAGCCCCGTCACAGTGCAGGCCGTACTCCCGGGCGCGGTCCGCACGGAGTTCTGGGACGGCTCCGGCCTCGACCTCGCGGCGTTCCCCGACGAGTGGATCATGAGCGCGGACGACACCGTCGACGCGGCGCTCGCCGGCCTCGACGCCGGGGAGCCGGTCACCATCCCGTCACTGCCGGACATCAGTGACTGGGAGTCGTTCGAGAAGGCGCGCCAGACGCTCGTCCCGAACCTGTCGCAGCGAGTCCCGGCCGACCGCTACCGCGGCTGA
- a CDS encoding winged helix-turn-helix transcriptional regulator, whose amino-acid sequence MDSRLDRDMSNCSIARTLEVVGEKWTILILREVWYGSSRFSDFERVLGCPRNLLAARLRMLVEEGILATETYKEPGSRSRPKYVITSKGVDLVPAVMGLLQWGDRYRADPEGPAVLARHRGCGAHVDAQIRCERGHAVQAEDIESVPGPAFRMRSAE is encoded by the coding sequence ATGGACTCCCGTCTCGACCGGGACATGTCGAACTGCTCGATTGCCCGGACCCTCGAGGTCGTGGGGGAGAAGTGGACGATCCTGATCCTGCGCGAGGTCTGGTACGGCTCGTCCCGCTTCAGTGACTTCGAACGCGTCCTCGGCTGTCCTCGCAACCTCCTCGCGGCGCGGCTGCGGATGCTGGTGGAGGAAGGGATCCTGGCCACCGAGACCTACAAGGAACCGGGCTCACGGAGCCGGCCGAAGTACGTGATCACGTCCAAGGGCGTGGATCTGGTCCCGGCCGTGATGGGGCTCCTGCAGTGGGGCGACCGCTATCGCGCCGACCCGGAGGGCCCGGCCGTACTGGCGCGACACCGCGGATGCGGCGCGCACGTCGACGCCCAGATCCGCTGCGAACGTGGCCACGCCGTGCAGGCGGAAGACATCGAGAGCGTCCCTGGCCCGGCATTTCGGATGAGGTCCGCCGAGTGA